The following are from one region of the Vidua macroura isolate BioBank_ID:100142 chromosome 15, ASM2450914v1, whole genome shotgun sequence genome:
- the LOC128814956 gene encoding pancreatic secretory trypsin inhibitor-like translates to MKVAGVFLLLSLALFFYQGNAEMDAAAFRGTQPSCENFNLRRGCTREFDPICGTDNLLYSNECLLCLHNLQRSDNVRIKNRGMCQTPHNNLA, encoded by the exons ATGAAGGTAGCTGGtgttttcctgctcctctccctggcaCTCTTCTTCTACCAAG GAAATGCCGAGATGGATGCAGCTGCTTTCAGAGGAACACAG CCATCTTGTGAGAATTTCAACCTGAGAAGAGGGTGCACAAGGGAGTTTGACCCCATCTGTGGCACAGATAACCTCCTGTACAGCAACGAGTGCCTGCTGTGCCTTCACAACCT GCAAAGAAGCGACAACGTGCGCATCAAGAACAGAGGAATGTGCCAAACTCCCCACAACAACTTGGCTTAA